From the genome of Methanothrix soehngenii GP6:
TGAGATTCTCTGGGTAGCTCTTTATAGTACTGTCCAGAGTGCTTATGGCCTCATCAAACCTCCCCAGCTTAACAAGAAGGAGGATCTTCTTATTTGTGGCATTTAAAGTGGCATTAATGTCGCCAGGCCTTGTGGCTATCGCCTGGTCGTAGATCTGGAGGGCCTTCTCAAAGCTCTCGTTGGCCTGAGAGAATGAGCCCTTCCACATCTGCTTGTATCCCTCTTTGATCCAATGATCTGCATCTTCTTCCATAGTACTGGCCGATGCAGATATGCACAGACAGGCAAATGCTGCCAGGAGAAGGATAATACCAGTGCAACTGCGCACTCTGTGCTCATCCTCCAATTGCTTAGACCTCGTAAGTCTCATTTCCTCATCCTCATGCATTGGGATTATATCAGATCGAATTTGGCGAAGGGCGGATGATACAATCGGGAATGGCTTCCCTGTCACCGCCACCTTTGTCGTATTCGTTAACGCTATTTGACGTAGTCGGTGTATCTCATTAACTTTGCGCTGGCCAGGGGTTCGTCATCTAGGAAAAGAGAGCATCCCGTAGCCGAACACGGCAAAATACAGCAGCACAGAATGCAGTCCAATAGAAAAGTCTATAAATGTTTGGTTTATTATATTTCATCCTATGCTCAACATTCTGCAGCTATCTGAGAGCCAGATCTACGTAGAGAGCGAGCGCTGGCAGTGCAGCTTCGGCCATGGAAGGCCCGTCAAGCTTGGCCTGGTACTGGAGGCTGTAGACCTTGATGAAGAGGATGATAACGGCTTTTCAATCGTCATCGATGCCAGCCTGCTGCCCCAGCTGGAGTGCCTGGACGGGGAGATATTGGAGGAGGCGAGGGCCGAGGGCCTGGAGGCGAAAGAGGAGCAGATACTCTATGCCTACGAGTCTTATGGTGGAGTGCCGGTGAACATAGATGCTGTCCAGCCTCCCAAGGCCTCATGCGGATTCTCCAGCTTCGTGGCGGACAGCACGATCAGGAGCACGGAGATAGCCGGCACGGGCGAGTCGATGGAGACCCGCCATTTTCAGAATGTGGATGAGGCTATGTCCTTTGCTCGCGACTTCTATGCGGTTTATGCTCCTGTCATCTTTGGATTCATCGATATGGTGCTCGACCATCCCCTCCGATCGGGAGGCACGGGCTGGGACAGAATCAGCCGGATGGCGAGAAGATAGGGAGCGGAAAACAGAGGATGATTTTGCTATCATGGAGGCTAATGCCGTAAGGCATATTATAAGAGATAGCAGAAATAAACAATGTTTTCCTATATCATGTAGCTACCTTAGGGATGTATTTATAACAAATATTTTCATATTAATATCATTTTGAGATAACTTGGCCGCTTGTGCATTAAGCAGTTTCATCAATTCATCAATATTTAACTTTGAAGCTTTCTTCCTATAATCTTTGTTATCCCATTGATCGCAATTGAACCAACCCACGAGATAAAGACCATTGTTACAATCGCTATCTTTTAAGTATCTATCAGCAAGTTGAGTATCCATAGCCATATCCAGCTCTGGATTCCAGCAACCTTTTACTTCAATAACAGCTTTGATTGCATCATACTTCTCGCGACCCTGTCCGGGAATTATAGCATCTACATGAATATCAGTTCGCTCCCCTGGTGTTGAGCCTACACCTCGGCGGATTTCGACTTCACGATTAACTATAATACTTCTTTGATTAAGATCTATTTCAAAGTGACTTTTTACGTAATCAGACAGCCTATTTTCATCCCTTGGCCTATATGTCTTAGATTCCCATGAATAGTCCCATAAATCAATTGCACGTGATGTATGTCCTTGAAGTTTCGATTCTAAACGCCCAAGTGATTCTATTAATACATCTAGAAGCTGGTCTCCGTTTTGAACTAAATGCGCTTGTTGGCTATGCCCCAAAGCAATAATGTCAGATGGATTCAACTCCCTCCATGTTTTTTGCCGAAATATGATCTGTGCCTCATATAAAGTCCATTTTAACCAATCCAGTTCAGGTAATTCCTTGGCAATCCGTTTGATAGCATCGCATGCTTCTTGAGTGCCTTTCTGTTTCAATCGATTTAATATTGAATCTCTAAAACTTGCGATATCATCCCTTGGTCCAGGAGTAAAAACCATATCATGAGTTATATCTTCCTTATGAGGATAACTACATGCGAGCCATATAAATAAATCTGCTAACTGATCTTCCCTTAGGCTTAACTTCATGGTTTTTTGTATACCATAATAATTATGCGATGCTGAAACGATAACTTCTTTGCCGAACTCTGAATCATGTTGAATAGCAGGCCACACTGAGCTCCAACCAGCATCTTCTGCATGGTTGATTAGAACACTGGCAGCAATAACTGCTTTGTGTCGCCAATCTCCTTTCAGCGAATCGTATGAGGAGATAAGAGATTCGGCAAAATCCTTAGCCTCTTTAACGTTATGATCAAGAAGTTCGGCAAGCAATTTGCCCATGAATGCAGGCTTCAATTCTTCTTCCATTGCCTTTTTTAACATGCTAGCTGAAAGTTGATCATCCCAGCAATCTTCAATTCGAGAAGTTATAAAAATATTTCCAAATTTTTGGTTTTCATCATCAATAAGGGACATTAACGTTTGGATGATCTCTTTTTTAGCATGTTGATATGCAGTCTTGACTAATTTCTGCTGAATAATTTCGTTTTTCTCGTTTCCACTGAAGCCTACAGGTAGTGGAAAAGCTATGATAATTGGCGCCCAATTCTTCCATATCCCATGTGGGATACTTGAGATTTCATAGGGTGCTTCCTGGTATAATAACTGTAAGGCCCTATATCCTGCAAGTGCTGGATGATGATAAACGTCCTGACCTAGCCACTTAGAGGTTTCTGCATTATGCTCTAATATATACTTCTTTGCCGCATTTATTATTCTGGCTTTAGTTTTAGCATCGGCTGACTTCCATCCCGGAAGAATGGTTAAATCTGGTTCGTGGAAGTCTCCATAACAAACACTATCTGGTTCAAGGGAAAGTTGTAGATTTAGGTCCCACCAAGCATTGTGATCGCCAGATTCAAATTTATCCAAAAGTGTTGCAATACGTTTAATGGGAGGGGGTTCTAATAAATGTTTTTCATCTTTTTTAGCTTGATATTTTTGTTGTCTTTGATATATTTCTCTTAATTTATCTGCTTCGGCAGATTTTAAACCAATTGGTCTTGTATACTCTTTAAATTCCTCAGATAACTCGATACCGGACTCTTGGGCTAAAAGAATAGATTCTATCTGCATGGCATCATTTATATTAAATATATATCTGACTGCCCTTGCCCAGCGTTTTTTCATTTCAGGGCACTCAGATGGTGTAATGTGATTAATGGCCCAATCAAAATCTTTATCTAAAATTAGTGGTGGATTTGAACAAGCCATATCGCCAATAGAATCAACATCAGAAAATAAAGGCAGCATCATCTCAAAAAGATGTCTACGTTTTTCGTCATCTTTGCTAATAGCATCTTCGAACTCTGAGTTTCTTTTATAGCTTAGATAGAATCCATTTTCTTCATTTAGCCGGGAAAGTAGGATTATCGCGAAATCGCTAAGTATTACTGGGTCATCCAAGCAATCCCATGCTTTCAACATTATATTATCTACTAGATCGGTAAAACAATCTATGTGA
Proteins encoded in this window:
- a CDS encoding NACHT domain-containing protein, producing the protein MAAMEGLSAYGRRDLVYNWERFFCPREGNISLSDGGYLYDPESEWGKVYNPEVVHFEALADFPCVIILGEPGIGKTHAMKGAKKVIEGKSDEGDRTLWLDLGRSGSEDKLIRDLFENETFASWQKGDNKLHIFLDNLDEGILRVDTITSLLIDELKKRPTQRLKLYIACRTGMWPISFEKELRQLWNDRPIGIYELVPLRKKDVIEAARANEFNVNEFLEEINQKNVVALAIKPVTLNLLINIYLATHSLPQNQVELYIKGCNLLCEETDRKRRETGLTGYFTASQRMAAAARIAAVTTFTKRYTIWTDVDQGNVPSEYVTIQDLCGGCENVNGDNFQINDDVIKETIRATGLFSSRGPDRMGWAHQTFAEFLAARYLIQNKMKTDQIMSLLVHPFDSRGRLTPQFHGVAVWISNSAPEVFKRIMDVDPEILLRSELEIMKESDRASLVNSLLRKYEEETLLDLDWDIRRMYGKLSHSNLEEQLKPYISNKTKGEIVRRVAISIAEACRLQPLQDALANIALDQTQLMHIRAIAAHALCVVGDNETKAKLRPLATGDAGDDTEDELKGIGLRGLWPDNISAEELFSLLTPLKKPSWLGNYWIFIKYELAKNLKQSDLPTALNWIKSRKKKFGHIDCFTDLVDNIMLKAWDCLDDPVILSDFAIILLSRLNEENGFYLSYKRNSEFEDAISKDDEKRRHLFEMMLPLFSDVDSIGDMACSNPPLILDKDFDWAINHITPSECPEMKKRWARAVRYIFNINDAMQIESILLAQESGIELSEEFKEYTRPIGLKSAEADKLREIYQRQQKYQAKKDEKHLLEPPPIKRIATLLDKFESGDHNAWWDLNLQLSLEPDSVCYGDFHEPDLTILPGWKSADAKTKARIINAAKKYILEHNAETSKWLGQDVYHHPALAGYRALQLLYQEAPYEISSIPHGIWKNWAPIIIAFPLPVGFSGNEKNEIIQQKLVKTAYQHAKKEIIQTLMSLIDDENQKFGNIFITSRIEDCWDDQLSASMLKKAMEEELKPAFMGKLLAELLDHNVKEAKDFAESLISSYDSLKGDWRHKAVIAASVLINHAEDAGWSSVWPAIQHDSEFGKEVIVSASHNYYGIQKTMKLSLREDQLADLFIWLACSYPHKEDITHDMVFTPGPRDDIASFRDSILNRLKQKGTQEACDAIKRIAKELPELDWLKWTLYEAQIIFRQKTWRELNPSDIIALGHSQQAHLVQNGDQLLDVLIESLGRLESKLQGHTSRAIDLWDYSWESKTYRPRDENRLSDYVKSHFEIDLNQRSIIVNREVEIRRGVGSTPGERTDIHVDAIIPGQGREKYDAIKAVIEVKGCWNPELDMAMDTQLADRYLKDSDCNNGLYLVGWFNCDQWDNKDYRKKASKLNIDELMKLLNAQAAKLSQNDINMKIFVINTSLR